In a genomic window of Brassica rapa cultivar Chiifu-401-42 chromosome A10, CAAS_Brap_v3.01, whole genome shotgun sequence:
- the LOC103848360 gene encoding probable BOI-related E3 ubiquitin-protein ligase 2 — MALPHHLDPHLQDSKNFRDFCGQISPELGFNSSTNLHDQSQHPPYIPPFHVAGFAPVVQIDGGEWNSFGRERVKEMDFLENSSQLSSIDFWQGRSVSTGLGLSLDSAPIGSSDGSALLSLVRDDVERELQRQDAEIDRFLKIQGDQLRHAVLDQIQRSQYKTLALMEERVVQKLREKDEELEMINRTNKELEVRIEQLAMEAEAWQQRAKYNENMIAALNYNLERAQGRPRGSIEGCGDSEVDDTASCFNGRNSKMMCRFCGVGEVCMLLLPCKHMCLCKECERNLSSCPLCQSSKFLGMEVYM; from the exons ATGGCTCTTCCTCACCATTTAGATCCTCACCTACAAGACTCCAAGAATTTCAG aGACTTTTGCGGCCAGATTTCACCTGAATTAGGATTCAACAGCTCCACCAATCTCCATGATCAATCTCAGCATCCTCCGTATATTCCTCCCT TCCACGTTGCTGGTTTTGCACCGGTTGTGCAAATCGACGGTGGCGAGTGGAACAGCTTTGGTCGGGAGAGAGTAAAGGAAATGGATTTCCTCGAGAACAGTTCTCAGTTATCTTCAATTGATTTTTGGCAAGGCCGGTCTGTCTCAACCGGGTTGGGTCTTTCACTCGATAGTGCTCCTATCGGTTCTTCTGACGGCTCTGCTTTGTTGTCCCTCGTCCGAGACGATGTTGAGCGAGAGTTACAGAGGCAAGATGCAGAAATCGATCGGTTTCTCAAGATTCAG GGAGACCAACTACGCCATGCGGTCCTCGACCAGATCCAGAGGAGTCAATACAAAACCCTGGCCCTCATGGAGGAAAGAGTTGTCCAGAAGCTGCGTGAGAAAGACGAGGAACTCGAGATGATAAACCGAACGAACAAGGAACTCGAGGTGCGGATTGAACAGCTGGCTATGGAAGCTGAGGCATGGCAACAACGTGCAAAGTACAACGAGAACATGATCGCTGCTCTCAACTACAATCTGGAGCGAGCTCAGGGTCGACCAAGAGGTAGCATTGAAGGATGTGGAGACAGCGAAGTGGATGACACGGCTTCTTGTTTCAACGGTAGAAACAGTAAGATGATGTGCAGGTTTTGTGGAGTGGGGGAGGTGTGTATGTTGTTGTTGCCATGTAAGCATATGTGTTTGTGTAAGGAGTGTGAGAGGAACCTGAGCTCTTGTCCTCTGTGTCAATCTTCCAAGTTTCTGGGGATGGAAGTATACATGTGA
- the LOC103848374 gene encoding protein FAR1-RELATED SEQUENCE 5-like, which yields MVATAKGDAGPVLEYFQKKKEENSSIFYSMQLDVDDMITNIFWVDDRSISDFNLFGDVICFDTTYKTNEYDRPFAPFVGVNHHKQTVVFGAALLYDETTESFKWLFETFLGAMSGKQPKTILTDQSAAMANAIVKCVYDHEEEEDWLLAWSDTLNKHKLTDNKWLKNLFEVKEKWAMVYGRHTLTADSVSTQRSKSMNSILKRYLRRSFDLLTFFKHYERALDDRRYKELVADFGMMHTLPVLVASVKMLQHAEEVYTPEVFTLFQKEYTVIGDYVAKKTSKYEMVYEYNVSYRGVAREHLVKDDAANQTIHCSCMKFSFDGFLCLHALKVLNKKNVRRIPPTYILNRWSKEAKA from the exons ATGGTAGCAACGGCAAAGGGAGATGCTGGACCAGTTTTGGAATactttcagaaaaagaaagaagaaaattcATCAATTTTTTATTCAATGCAACTCGATGTAGACGATATGATCACTAATATCTTCTGGGTGGATGATCGGTCTATAAGCGATTTCAATCTCTTTGGAGATGTCATTTGTTTTGACACAACTTATAAGACCAATGAGTATGATAGACCGTTTGCTCCATTTGTCGGGGTCAATCATCATAAGCAAACTGTTGTGTTCGGAGCTGCTCTCTTATATGATGAAACCACTGAGTCTTTTAAGTGGCTTTTTGAGACTTTTCTTGGAGCAATGTCTGGAAAACAACCAAAAACAATTCTTACAGACCAGTCTGCAGCAATGGCGAATGCAATAGTGAAG TGTGTATATGAccatgaggaagaagaagactggtTATTGGCGTGGAGTGATACGCTTAATAAGCATAAATTGACAGATAATAAATGGCTGAAGAATTTGTTTGAGGTGAAAGAAAAATGGGCAATGGTATATGGCCGTCATACTCTTACAGCCGATTCGGTGAGCACACAGCGTAGCAAAAGTATGAATAGTATTTTGAAAAGATACTTGAGGAGGAGTTTTGACTTGTTGACCTTCTTTAAACACTATGAAAGAGCGTTGGATGATAGGAGGTATAAAGAATTAGTTGCTGACTTCGGTATGATGCATACTTTGCCGGTATTAGTTGCTTCTGTAAAGATGTTGCAGCATGCAGAAGAAGTGTATACCCCAGAAGTGTTTACCTTGTTCCAAAAAGAATACACGGTCATTGGTGATTATGTTGCAAAAAAGACCAGTAAGTATGAGATGGTGTATGAATACAATGTATCTTACCGTGGTGTGGCACGAGAGCATTTGGTTAAGGATGATGCTGCAAACCAAACGATACATTGTAGTTGCATGAAGTTTTCATTTGATGGGTTCTTATGCCTGCATGCATTGAAAGTGTTGAACAAAAAGAATGTTAGAAGAATTCCACCTACTTACATTTTGAATCGATGGAGTAAAGAGGCAAAAGCATGA
- the LOC103848363 gene encoding uncharacterized protein LOC103848363 codes for MHAKTDSEVTSIAASSPARSPRRPVYYVQSPSRDSHDGEKTATSFHSTPVLSPMGSPPHSQSSMGRHSRESSSTRFSGSLKPGSRKVNDGSKRKGHGGEKQWKECAMIEEEGLLDDGERDRGVPRRCYVLAFIVGFFILFGLFSLILYGAAKPQKPKITVKSITFETLKIQAGQDAGGVGTDMITMNATLRMLYRNTGTFFGVHVTSTPVDLSFSQMKIGSGSIKKFYQSRKSQRTVLVHVIGEKIPLYGSGATLIPPAPPAPLPKPKKKKKGAPVVIPDPPAPPAPVPMKLSFVVRSRAYVLGRLVKHKFLKKIECDINFEHKNLNKHIPITKNCTVTTV; via the exons ATGCACGCCAAAACAGATTCCGAGGTGACGAGCATCGCGGCGTCGTCACCAGCCAGATCTCCACGTCGGCCAGTTTACTATGTCCAATCACCGTCTCGTGACTCTCACGACGGAGAGAAAACAGCGACCTCCTTCCACTCAACTCCGGTACTTAGTCCGATGGGATCTCCGCCGCATTCTCAATCATCAATGGGCCGCCACTCACGAGAATCCTCCTCAACACGGTTCTCCGGGTCTTTGAAACCCGGGTCTCGGAAAGTCAACGACGGCTCGAAGCGGAAAGGACACGGCGGAGAGAAGCAGTGGAAAGAGTGTGCGATGATCGAAGAAGAAGGGCTGTTAGATGACGGCGAGAGAGATCGTGGTGTGCCTCGTCGGTGCTATGTCTTGGCCTTCATCGTTGGCTTCTTCATACTCTTTGGTCTCTTCTCTTTGATTCTTTACGGAGCTGCTAAACCTCAGAAACCGAAGATAACTGTCAAG AGTATAACATTCGAGACGCTCAAGATCCAAGCTGGTCAAGATGCTGGTGGTGTAGGAACGGACATGATCACCATGAACGCGACTCTGAGGATGTTGTATCGAAACACAGGAACTTTCTTTGGTGTGCATGTAACTTCAACTCCAGTCGATCTCAGTTTCTCGCAGATGAAAATCGGCTCTGGTTCT ATTAAGAAGTTTTATCAGTCGAGGAAGAGCCAGAGAACGGTATTGGTACATGTGATCGGAGAGAAGATTCCTTTATACGGAAGTGGCGCGACACTGATACCGCCAGCGCCTCCAGCTCCACTTCCGAAacctaaaaagaagaagaaaggagctCCAGTTGTTATTCCTGACCCGCCCGCACCTCCTGCACCCGTACCCATGAAGCTCAGTTTCGTTGTTCGATCACGAGCTTACGTGTTGGGGAGGTTAGTGAAGCACAAGTTCCTCAAGAAAATCGAGTGTGACATCAACTTCGAACACAAGAATCTCAATAAGCATATACCTATCACCAAGAATTGCACCGTCACTACCGTttga
- the LOC103848365 gene encoding uncharacterized protein LOC103848365, whose amino-acid sequence MGTDRSLERLAPLPFNDKGVPQVKIPDVVFNRGAEAHKDIVLGVFTGKTPSYSQIQSVLTHIWGKGSKLVIHLRPASNSMLVKIPNDFIRQKVVKQEIWHIGSSMFFVAQWSANFAINPPTMDSIPLWAHVRGVPFDLYMKEGLSLVAGLIGQPVEADEFTIRMVSLEVAHLKVRADCTKPLPPVVELLRDDGSIIPVSVT is encoded by the coding sequence ATGGGGACGGACAGGTCTCTGGAGAGGCTCGCTCCCTTACCATTCAATGATAAAGGGGTTCCTCAAGTTAAGATCCCTGATGTGGTTTTTAATAGAGGTGCAGAGGCACATAAAGACATCGTTCTGGGTGTCTTCACTGGAAAGACCCCTTCTTACAGCCAGATTCAAAGCGTCCTCACGCACATATGGGGAAAGGGTTCAAAACTGGTGATTCACCTTAGGCCTGCTTCTAACTCAATGTTGGTGAAAATCCCCAATGACTTTATTAGACAGAAGGTTGTCAAACAAGAAATTTGGCACATTGGCTCCTCTATGTTCTTTGTAGCGCAGTGGAGTGCTAACTTCGCCATCAACCCTCCTACAATGGACTCGATCCCCCTCTGGGCTCATGTCAGGGGTGTTCCCTTTGACCTCTACATGAAAGAAGGGCTGAGCTTAGTGGCTGGACTGATAGGGCAACCGGTGGAGGCTGACGAATTCACAATCCGCATGGTCAGTCTCGAAGTGGCCCACTTGAAAGTGAGAGCGGACTGTACTAAACCGCTACCTCCTGTGGTTGAACTCTTAAGAGATGATGGTTCTATCATTCCCGTTTCAGTCACCTAA